A DNA window from Pseudomonas tohonis contains the following coding sequences:
- a CDS encoding DUF1853 family protein, with product MHPFAALATLPRHLRHNAVRDLAWVLLSQPLLAQAPWRQRHPLSASGWAAEPARLAAWLEQQDAAPAELEHWLTQGSSRRLGLYYERLWQFALERAPGIRLLGANLPVRVAGQTLGELDLLLHDDEGVHHLELAIKLYLGPRHGQGEDASQWLGPGSLDRLDLKLEHLAQHQLPLSSNPECRPLLEALDAWPASAELWLGGYLFYPWPGDCTAPLGANGEHLRGRWLRRSEIADFLALAPAAAWQPLERHSWLAPARCVREDLWPREHLEHWLQALPPDAPARMLVRLERNGECWEERERVFLVSDRWPQTVGA from the coding sequence ATGCATCCCTTCGCCGCCCTCGCCACCCTGCCCCGCCATCTGCGCCATAACGCCGTGCGCGATCTGGCCTGGGTGCTGCTGTCCCAACCGCTGCTGGCCCAGGCCCCCTGGCGCCAGCGCCACCCGCTCAGCGCCAGCGGATGGGCCGCCGAGCCGGCGCGCCTGGCGGCCTGGCTGGAGCAGCAGGACGCCGCCCCCGCCGAACTGGAGCACTGGCTGACCCAGGGCTCCAGCCGGCGACTCGGCCTCTATTACGAGCGCCTCTGGCAGTTCGCCCTGGAGCGCGCACCGGGCATCCGCCTGCTGGGCGCCAACCTGCCGGTGCGGGTGGCCGGGCAGACCCTCGGCGAGCTGGACCTGCTGCTCCACGACGACGAGGGCGTGCATCACCTGGAACTGGCCATCAAGCTCTACCTCGGCCCGCGCCACGGCCAGGGCGAGGACGCCTCGCAATGGCTCGGCCCGGGCAGCCTGGACCGCCTCGACCTCAAGCTGGAACACCTCGCCCAACACCAGTTGCCGCTCTCCTCCAACCCGGAATGCCGCCCGCTGCTGGAGGCGCTGGACGCCTGGCCGGCCAGCGCCGAACTGTGGCTGGGCGGCTACCTCTTCTACCCCTGGCCGGGCGACTGCACCGCGCCCCTGGGCGCCAATGGCGAGCACCTGCGCGGACGCTGGCTGCGGCGCAGCGAGATCGCGGATTTCCTCGCCCTGGCGCCCGCTGCCGCCTGGCAGCCCCTGGAACGCCATTCATGGCTCGCCCCGGCGCGCTGCGTACGGGAAGACCTGTGGCCCCGCGAGCACCTGGAGCACTGGCTGCAGGCACTGCCCCCCGATGCCCCTGCGCGGATGCTGGTGCGGCTGGAAAGGAACGGGGAATGCTGGGAGGAGCGCGAGCGGGTGTTCCTGGTCAGCGATCGCTGGCCGCAGACGGTGGGGGCTTAG
- a CDS encoding NAD(+) kinase produces the protein MEQFRNIGIIGRLGSPHVLDTIRRLKRFLLDRHLHVILEDTIAEVLPGHGLQTSSRKILGEVCDLVIVVGGDGSMLGAARALARHNVPVLGINRGSLGFLTDIKPDELEIKVAEVLDGQYLVESRFLLEAEVRRHGEAIGQGDALNDVVLHPGKSTKMIEFELHIDGQFVCSQKADGLIVATPTGSTAYALSAGGPIMHPKLDAIGVVPMYPHTLSSRPIVVDSNSELKIVVSPDMQIYPLVSCDGQNHFTCAPGDTITVAKKPQKLRLIHPLDHNYYEVCRTKLGWGSRLGGGD, from the coding sequence ATGGAGCAATTCCGCAATATCGGCATCATCGGTCGCCTGGGCAGCCCCCACGTGCTCGACACCATTCGCCGCCTGAAACGATTCCTGCTGGACCGCCACCTGCATGTGATCCTCGAAGACACTATCGCCGAAGTCCTGCCGGGCCATGGCCTGCAGACGTCTTCGCGGAAGATCCTCGGCGAGGTCTGCGACCTGGTCATCGTGGTCGGCGGTGACGGCAGCATGCTCGGTGCCGCCCGCGCGCTGGCGCGCCACAACGTGCCGGTGCTGGGCATCAACCGGGGCAGCCTGGGCTTTCTCACCGACATCAAGCCGGACGAGCTGGAGATCAAGGTCGCCGAGGTGCTCGACGGCCAGTACCTGGTGGAGAGCCGCTTCCTGCTGGAGGCCGAAGTACGCCGCCACGGCGAGGCCATCGGCCAGGGCGACGCGCTCAACGATGTGGTGCTGCACCCCGGCAAGTCGACCAAGATGATCGAGTTCGAGCTGCACATCGACGGCCAGTTCGTCTGCAGCCAGAAGGCCGACGGCCTGATCGTCGCCACGCCCACCGGCTCCACGGCCTATGCGCTGTCCGCCGGCGGCCCGATCATGCACCCCAAGCTGGACGCCATCGGCGTGGTGCCGATGTACCCGCATACCCTGTCCAGCCGGCCGATCGTGGTCGACAGCAACAGCGAGCTGAAGATCGTGGTCTCCCCTGACATGCAGATCTACCCGCTGGTTTCCTGTGACGGCCAGAACCACTTCACCTGCGCCCCCGGCGACACCATCACGGTGGCGAAGAAGCCGCAGAAGCTGCGCCTCATCCACCCGCTGGACCACAACTACTACGAGGTCTGCCGCACCAAGCTGGGCTGGGGCAGCCGCCTGGGTGGTGGCGACTGA
- a CDS encoding metallophosphoesterase, whose product MELDAVRGYDLIGDVHGCARTLERLLDRLGYRKHGDVWQHPRRMALFLGDIIDRGPRIREALHLVHAMVEAGQARCIMGNHEFNAIGWNTPAPPGSGRQFVHEHTPRHARLLKETQEQFEGHPGDWHDFLGWFQELPLFIDGGHFRMVHACWDSELIEPLRAQHPDGRVDEAFIQAAAERGSFAFRVFNRLLRGTDMPLPSGMTLTGSDGFTRSVFRTKFWEEDPQTYGDVVFQPDALPEQVARQPLSAAQKSALLSYGADEPLLFVGHYWRRGRPAPIRPNLACLDYSAVMYGKLVAYRLDAETRLDPDKFVWVEVERPETPH is encoded by the coding sequence ATGGAACTCGACGCCGTGCGCGGCTACGACCTGATCGGCGACGTCCATGGCTGCGCGCGCACCCTGGAGCGCCTGCTCGATCGCCTCGGTTACCGCAAGCACGGCGATGTCTGGCAGCACCCCCGGCGCATGGCGCTGTTCCTCGGCGACATCATCGACCGGGGCCCGCGCATCCGCGAGGCGCTGCACCTGGTCCACGCCATGGTCGAGGCCGGCCAGGCGCGTTGCATCATGGGCAACCACGAGTTCAACGCCATCGGCTGGAACACCCCGGCGCCGCCCGGCAGCGGGCGGCAGTTCGTCCATGAGCACACGCCGCGCCATGCGCGCCTGCTCAAGGAGACCCAGGAGCAGTTCGAGGGCCATCCGGGCGACTGGCACGACTTCCTCGGCTGGTTCCAGGAATTGCCGTTGTTCATCGACGGCGGTCACTTCCGCATGGTCCATGCCTGCTGGGACAGTGAGCTGATCGAGCCGCTGCGTGCCCAGCATCCTGACGGGCGGGTCGACGAGGCGTTCATCCAGGCCGCCGCCGAGCGTGGCAGCTTCGCCTTCCGCGTATTCAACCGCCTGCTGCGCGGCACCGACATGCCGCTGCCCAGCGGCATGACCCTGACCGGCAGCGACGGCTTCACCCGCTCGGTGTTCCGCACCAAGTTCTGGGAGGAGGACCCGCAGACATACGGCGACGTGGTCTTCCAGCCCGATGCGCTGCCCGAGCAGGTGGCCCGGCAACCCCTGTCGGCGGCGCAGAAGTCCGCGCTGCTGAGCTATGGCGCCGACGAGCCGCTGCTGTTCGTCGGCCACTACTGGCGACGTGGCCGTCCTGCCCCGATCCGCCCCAATCTCGCCTGCCTCGACTACAGCGCGGTGATGTACGGCAAGCTGGTGGCCTACCGGCTGGACGCCGAAACCCGGCTGGACCCGGACAAGTTCGTCTGGGTCGAGGTGGAGCGCCCGGAAACGCCGCACTGA
- a CDS encoding ATP-binding protein, whose protein sequence is MDDATLVQLEAALSASPDNDALLALLLPAWIERNECARGLPFLPEGLAKRLDATALRQQAARLCLGAGDAERALALLGGDEPTERLLRARALADLERREEGLREYRAAVEVSPALEDLALQRRLSATVVDFRGGEGRPRLRVISNDDTDKAETTRLLTPSAETLTFDDVGGLDELKKTIHKKIILPYQKPGLFQRFRKRVGGGILLYGPPGCGKTMLARATAGECKATFLNVAISDVLDMYIGESERKLHALFEEARAKAPAVLFFDEVEALGGRRTNTREATSSKLVSQFLTEMDGFAQSNHGVLILAATNVPWSVDAAFRRPGRFDRVLFVPPPDRPARASLLRMLMADRPSEGEIDYEFLARSTSGFSGADLRELVETAVDEAIEESIAEGREQPVTDRHLKAALKEVRATTLEWLTTARNYARYSNEGGQYDEVLAFLDKHGKGR, encoded by the coding sequence ATGGATGACGCGACACTGGTTCAACTGGAGGCGGCGCTGTCGGCGTCTCCCGACAACGATGCCCTGCTGGCGCTGCTGCTGCCGGCCTGGATCGAGCGCAACGAGTGCGCCCGCGGCCTGCCCTTCCTGCCCGAGGGACTCGCCAAGCGGCTCGACGCCACGGCGTTGCGCCAACAGGCGGCACGCCTGTGCCTGGGGGCAGGCGATGCCGAGCGGGCGCTGGCGCTGCTGGGCGGTGACGAGCCGACCGAGCGCCTGCTGCGCGCCCGCGCCCTGGCGGACCTGGAACGCCGCGAGGAGGGCCTGCGCGAGTACCGCGCCGCCGTCGAAGTCAGCCCGGCGCTGGAGGACCTCGCCCTGCAGCGCCGCCTGAGCGCCACGGTGGTGGACTTCCGTGGCGGCGAGGGGCGGCCGCGCCTGCGGGTCATCTCCAACGACGACACCGACAAGGCCGAGACCACGCGCCTGCTGACGCCGTCCGCCGAGACCCTGACCTTCGACGATGTCGGCGGCCTCGACGAGCTGAAGAAGACCATCCACAAGAAGATCATCCTGCCGTACCAGAAGCCGGGACTGTTCCAGCGCTTCCGCAAGCGCGTCGGTGGCGGCATCCTGCTCTACGGCCCGCCGGGCTGCGGCAAGACCATGCTGGCCCGCGCCACGGCGGGTGAGTGCAAGGCCACCTTCCTCAACGTCGCCATTTCCGATGTGCTGGACATGTACATCGGCGAGTCCGAGCGCAAGCTCCACGCCCTGTTCGAGGAAGCCCGGGCCAAGGCGCCGGCGGTGCTGTTCTTCGATGAGGTGGAGGCCCTGGGCGGGCGCCGTACCAATACCCGCGAAGCCACTTCGTCCAAGCTGGTGAGCCAGTTCCTCACCGAGATGGACGGCTTCGCCCAGTCCAACCATGGGGTGCTGATCCTCGCCGCCACCAACGTGCCCTGGTCGGTGGATGCCGCCTTCCGTCGTCCCGGGCGCTTCGACCGGGTGCTCTTCGTGCCGCCGCCGGACCGCCCCGCACGCGCCAGCCTGCTGCGCATGCTGATGGCCGACCGGCCCAGCGAAGGCGAGATCGACTACGAGTTCCTCGCCCGCAGCACCTCGGGCTTCTCCGGTGCCGACCTGCGCGAGCTGGTGGAGACGGCGGTGGACGAGGCGATCGAGGAGTCCATCGCCGAAGGCCGCGAGCAGCCGGTGACCGACCGCCACCTCAAGGCGGCCCTCAAGGAGGTGCGCGCCACCACCCTGGAGTGGCTGACCACCGCGCGCAACTACGCGCGCTACTCCAACGAGGGTGGCCAGTACGACGAAGTGCTGGCCTTCCTCGACAAGCACGGCAAGGGGCGCTGA
- a CDS encoding tetratricopeptide repeat protein: protein MNETNLLHLAYQRLQSGHVEGAINSLRQLLSDDPEHAEAHALLALCLLLMRRAFAAEREAGLALAADPQLEFAHYVAARVAMARRRFKVAEKHLDQVLELNPQEAGYHLARAELADLMGRRGQQLPSLQRALELAPDNPDCLAALAHYHRLRGEVEPAERYAREALQLRADHPGAIVTMGHLLLRRGDLQGARDHAIWALRENANDVSALYLMSAIKARGNPFMGLWWRYNSWMSELGPTRSIIVLLGMFVLYRVVVIASNQHGHETLAQGIEWAWLGFVVYSFAGPQIFRRSLEKELEQVKLSRDF from the coding sequence ATGAACGAAACCAACCTGCTGCACCTGGCCTACCAGCGCCTGCAGAGCGGCCATGTCGAGGGCGCGATCAACAGCTTGCGGCAACTGCTCAGCGACGACCCGGAACACGCTGAGGCCCACGCGCTGCTGGCTCTGTGCCTGCTGCTGATGCGCCGCGCCTTCGCCGCCGAGCGCGAGGCCGGGCTGGCCCTGGCCGCCGACCCGCAACTGGAGTTCGCCCATTACGTCGCGGCCCGCGTGGCCATGGCGCGGCGGCGCTTCAAGGTGGCGGAGAAGCATCTGGACCAGGTGCTGGAGCTCAATCCCCAGGAAGCCGGCTATCACCTGGCCCGCGCCGAGCTCGCCGACCTGATGGGGCGTCGCGGCCAGCAACTGCCCAGCCTGCAGCGAGCCCTGGAGCTGGCGCCGGACAACCCCGACTGCCTGGCCGCGCTGGCCCATTACCATCGCCTGCGCGGCGAGGTGGAGCCGGCCGAGCGCTATGCCCGCGAGGCGCTGCAGCTGCGTGCCGACCACCCCGGCGCCATCGTCACCATGGGCCACCTGCTGCTGCGTCGCGGCGACCTGCAGGGCGCGCGCGACCACGCGATCTGGGCCCTGCGCGAGAATGCCAACGACGTCTCCGCGCTCTACCTGATGTCCGCCATCAAGGCGCGCGGCAATCCCTTCATGGGGCTCTGGTGGCGCTACAACTCGTGGATGTCCGAACTGGGTCCGACCCGCTCGATCATCGTGTTGCTGGGCATGTTCGTGCTCTACCGCGTGGTGGTGATCGCCAGCAACCAGCACGGCCACGAGACGCTGGCCCAGGGCATCGAATGGGCCTGGCTGGGCTTCGTGGTCTACAGCTTCGCCGGCCCGCAGATCTTCCGCCGCTCCCTGGAAAAGGAGCTTGAGCAAGTGAAGCTTTCCCGCGATTTCTAG
- a CDS encoding YeaC family protein, translating into MSDFAKLISNITEDVYQSLKLAVEIGKWSDGRKLTQEQKELSLQAVIAWEIKNLPEEERTGYMGPQECSSKSEKIENILFKSSDSIH; encoded by the coding sequence GTGTCCGATTTCGCCAAGCTGATCAGCAACATCACCGAGGATGTCTACCAGAGCCTCAAGCTCGCCGTGGAGATCGGCAAGTGGTCCGACGGCCGCAAGCTGACCCAGGAGCAGAAGGAGCTCAGCCTGCAGGCGGTCATCGCCTGGGAGATCAAGAACCTGCCGGAGGAAGAGCGTACCGGCTACATGGGCCCGCAGGAGTGCAGCTCCAAGTCCGAGAAGATAGAGAACATCCTGTTCAAATCCTCCGACTCGATCCACTGA
- a CDS encoding DUF2797 domain-containing protein, with protein sequence MQELGRGALSKMSAQLGDPVVQYAFRLGEGQVAVNPLLGRRIRLEFLGAIHCSHCGRKTGKSFAQGYCYPCFTKLAQCDSCIMSPERCHYEAGTCREPAWGESFCMTDHVVYLANSSGIKVGITRATQVPTRWIDQGARQALPIMRVATRQQSGLVEDLLRSQVADRTNWRALLKGEAEALDLPAVREAIFEACDAGIQGLQQRFGLQSVQKLEDVEPLEIRYPVEAYPTKVVSLDLDKTPVVEGTLRGIKGQYLILDTGVINIRKFTAYQVVASSEP encoded by the coding sequence ATGCAAGAGCTGGGGCGCGGCGCGCTGAGCAAGATGTCCGCGCAACTGGGTGATCCGGTGGTGCAGTACGCGTTTCGTCTCGGCGAGGGGCAGGTGGCGGTCAATCCGTTGCTGGGCCGGCGCATCCGCCTGGAGTTCCTCGGTGCGATCCACTGCTCCCATTGCGGGCGCAAGACCGGCAAGAGCTTCGCCCAGGGCTACTGCTACCCGTGCTTCACCAAGCTGGCGCAGTGCGACAGCTGCATCATGAGCCCGGAGCGCTGCCACTACGAGGCCGGTACCTGCCGCGAGCCCGCTTGGGGCGAGTCCTTCTGCATGACCGACCACGTGGTCTACCTGGCCAACTCCTCGGGCATCAAGGTCGGCATCACCCGCGCGACCCAGGTGCCTACCCGCTGGATCGACCAGGGCGCGCGCCAGGCACTGCCGATCATGCGCGTCGCCACCCGCCAGCAATCCGGCCTGGTGGAGGACCTGCTGCGCAGCCAGGTGGCCGATCGCACCAACTGGCGCGCCCTGCTCAAGGGCGAGGCCGAGGCGCTGGACCTGCCCGCCGTGCGCGAGGCCATCTTCGAAGCCTGCGACGCCGGCATCCAGGGGCTGCAGCAGCGCTTCGGGCTGCAATCGGTGCAGAAGCTCGAGGATGTCGAGCCGCTGGAGATCCGCTATCCCGTGGAGGCCTACCCGACCAAGGTGGTGAGCCTCGATCTGGACAAGACGCCGGTGGTGGAGGGTACCCTGCGCGGTATCAAGGGCCAGTACCTGATCCTCGACACCGGGGTCATCAACATCCGCAAGTTCACGGCCTACCAGGTGGTGGCGAGCAGCGAGCCGTAA
- the pepN gene encoding aminopeptidase N, translating to MRTEQPKVIHLKDYQAPDYLIDETTLTFELHEDHTLVHAQLVMRRNPERADGSLPALVLDGQQLELLALSMDDRELGTADYQLTDSHLTLQPVSDSFTLDSTVRIHPESNTALEGLYKSGSMFCTQCEAEGFRKITYYLDRPDVMSRFTTTVSAEQHRYPVLLSNGNPVASGAEEGGRHWATWEDPFKKPAYLFALVAGDLWCVEDVFTTMSQREVTLRIYVEPENIDKVQHAMDSLKKSMRWDEEVYGREYDLDIFMIVAVNDFNMGAMENKGLNIFNSSCVLARAETATDAAHQRVEAVVAHEYFHNWSGNRVTCRDWFQLSLKEGFTVFRDAEFSADMNSRTVKRIEDVAFLRTNQFAEDAGPMAHPVRPDSFIEISNFYTLTVYEKGSEVVRMIHTLLGAEGFRKGTDLYFERHDGQAVTCDDFVKAMEDANGVDLTQFKRWYSQAGTPRLAVEEAFDATARTYSLTFRQSCPATPGQAEKLPFVIPVELGLLDAAGNDLPLRLAGEGEALGGNRVISVTEAEQTFTFVDIAEKPLPSLLRGLSAPVKLSFPYGRDQLMFLMQHDSDGFNRWDAGQQLSVQVLQELIGQHQRGEALVLDTRLLDAFRSLLEDESLDQAMVAEMLSLPSEAYLTEISEVADVDAIHAAREFARRSISDALFPQLLARYQANRALSRETPYVASAEHFARRTLQNIALSYLMLSGKAEVLQACLEQFEACDNMTERLTALSVLVNSGFEDEKARALASFADHFKDNPLVMDQWFSVQAGSTLPGGLERVQALMGHKAFTLKNPNKVRALIGAFANQNLVNFHRADGAGYRFLADHVITLNALNPQIASRQLAPLTRWRKYDEARQTLMRAELERILASGELSSDVYEVVSKSLA from the coding sequence ATGCGAACCGAACAACCGAAAGTCATCCACCTCAAGGACTATCAGGCGCCGGACTACCTGATCGACGAGACCACCCTGACCTTCGAGCTGCACGAGGACCACACCCTGGTCCACGCCCAGCTGGTGATGCGCCGCAACCCCGAACGCGCCGACGGCAGCCTGCCCGCGCTGGTCCTGGACGGCCAGCAGCTGGAGCTGCTGGCGCTGTCCATGGACGACCGCGAGCTCGGTACCGCCGACTACCAGTTGACCGACAGCCACCTGACCCTGCAGCCCGTCAGCGACAGCTTCACCCTCGACAGCACGGTGCGCATCCACCCCGAGAGCAATACCGCGCTGGAAGGCCTGTACAAGTCCGGCAGCATGTTCTGCACCCAGTGCGAGGCCGAGGGCTTCCGCAAGATCACCTACTACCTCGACCGCCCGGATGTGATGAGCAGGTTCACCACCACCGTCAGCGCCGAGCAGCATCGCTACCCGGTGCTGCTGTCCAACGGCAACCCGGTGGCGAGCGGGGCGGAGGAGGGCGGTCGCCACTGGGCGACCTGGGAAGACCCGTTCAAGAAGCCGGCCTACCTGTTCGCCCTGGTGGCGGGCGACCTGTGGTGCGTGGAAGACGTGTTCACCACCATGAGCCAGCGCGAGGTGACCCTGCGCATCTACGTCGAGCCGGAGAACATCGACAAGGTGCAGCACGCCATGGACAGCCTGAAGAAGTCCATGCGCTGGGACGAGGAGGTCTACGGCCGCGAGTACGACCTGGACATCTTCATGATCGTGGCGGTCAACGATTTCAACATGGGCGCCATGGAGAACAAGGGGCTCAACATCTTCAACTCCAGCTGCGTGCTGGCCAGGGCCGAGACCGCTACCGACGCCGCCCACCAGCGCGTCGAGGCGGTGGTGGCGCACGAGTACTTCCACAACTGGTCGGGCAACCGCGTGACCTGCCGCGACTGGTTCCAGCTGTCGCTCAAGGAAGGCTTCACCGTGTTCCGCGATGCCGAGTTCTCCGCCGACATGAACTCGCGCACCGTCAAGCGCATCGAGGACGTGGCCTTCCTGCGCACTAACCAGTTCGCCGAGGATGCCGGCCCCATGGCCCACCCGGTGCGCCCGGACTCGTTCATCGAGATCTCCAACTTCTACACCCTGACCGTCTACGAGAAGGGTTCGGAAGTGGTGCGCATGATCCACACCCTGCTGGGCGCCGAGGGCTTCCGCAAGGGCACCGACCTGTACTTCGAGCGCCATGACGGCCAGGCCGTGACCTGCGACGACTTCGTCAAGGCCATGGAAGATGCCAACGGCGTCGACCTGACCCAGTTCAAGCGCTGGTACAGCCAGGCCGGTACGCCGCGCCTCGCCGTCGAGGAAGCCTTCGATGCCACCGCCAGGACCTACAGCCTGACCTTCCGCCAGAGCTGCCCGGCGACCCCCGGCCAGGCCGAGAAGCTGCCCTTCGTCATTCCCGTCGAGCTCGGCCTGCTGGATGCCGCCGGCAACGACCTGCCGCTGCGCCTGGCGGGCGAGGGCGAGGCCCTTGGCGGCAACCGGGTGATCTCTGTGACCGAGGCCGAGCAGACCTTCACCTTCGTCGATATCGCCGAGAAGCCGCTGCCCTCGCTGCTGCGCGGGCTGTCCGCCCCGGTGAAGCTGAGCTTCCCCTATGGCCGCGACCAGTTGATGTTCCTCATGCAGCACGACAGCGACGGCTTCAACCGCTGGGACGCCGGTCAGCAGCTCTCCGTGCAGGTGCTGCAGGAACTGATCGGCCAGCACCAGCGTGGCGAGGCGCTGGTGCTGGACACCCGCCTGCTGGATGCCTTCCGCAGCCTGCTGGAGGACGAGTCGCTGGACCAGGCGATGGTGGCCGAGATGCTCTCGCTGCCCAGCGAGGCCTATCTCACCGAGATCAGCGAAGTCGCCGATGTCGACGCCATCCATGCGGCGCGCGAGTTCGCCCGCCGGTCGATCAGCGATGCCCTGTTCCCTCAACTGCTGGCGCGCTACCAGGCCAATCGTGCCCTCTCGCGCGAGACGCCCTATGTCGCCTCCGCCGAGCACTTTGCCCGTCGCACCCTGCAGAACATCGCCCTGTCCTACCTGATGCTCAGTGGCAAGGCCGAGGTTCTCCAGGCCTGCCTGGAACAGTTCGAGGCCTGCGACAACATGACCGAACGCCTGACCGCGCTCTCGGTGCTGGTCAACTCCGGTTTCGAGGACGAGAAGGCCAGGGCGCTGGCGAGCTTCGCCGATCACTTCAAGGACAACCCGCTGGTGATGGACCAGTGGTTCAGCGTCCAGGCCGGCAGCACCCTGCCGGGGGGGCTGGAGCGCGTGCAGGCGCTGATGGGCCACAAGGCCTTCACCTTGAAGAACCCGAACAAGGTGCGTGCGTTGATCGGCGCCTTCGCCAACCAGAACCTGGTGAACTTCCACCGGGCCGATGGTGCGGGCTACCGCTTCCTCGCCGACCATGTGATCACCCTCAACGCGCTGAACCCGCAGATCGCCTCGCGCCAGCTGGCGCCGCTGACCCGCTGGCGCAAGTACGACGAGGCGCGGCAGACGCTGATGCGGGCCGAGCTGGAACGCATCCTCGCCTCCGGCGAGCTGTCCAGCGATGTCTATGAAGTGGTGAGCAAGAGCCTCGCCTGA
- a CDS encoding DUF1302 domain-containing protein has product MELKSRKPQLRFAPAKAGYALAGLLPLMCAVQAQAVEFSFADDEISGSIDTTVSYGQLWRVQGQDKTNNDINTNDGNRNFDTGLVSEVYKITSDLEATYKNYGVFVRGTAFYDTQIMDKRNDYYDNNTPVQPSQSYPNDDRFTHETRHKAGRDAQILDAYVYGNWDIANMPLSARLGKQVFNWGEGIFYRGGINTTNPLNAAQFRLPGSELKEVLVPVEALSFNLGLTDNLSMETFYQFNWKESAIDPAGTYFSETDLFADGGNTAYNQSGSLAGLMTPNPLLGGNSLYGLLSSNPATGLRGSEFANTSAFKVASIGPDINAKNDGQFGVNFKYIAEELNSTEFGAYFINYHSKEPYIYADVNSAYSGISAGQYGALLGNAAVAGAAAAAGTSAQQIVGGLLAVDLGNQIQARREYVEDIRVYGFSFNTTINETSVFGEIAYRPNMPIGIAATNDALQQFLGQATQFSLGQGINVAGQNVRLGGQLHNYERVESFNTSWGAIQNFGPSLGFDSLIGVAELASEHLRGSDLKYTDYQGNVRYYAGRGNGAYASNYGRDDQVNKNSYGYTLVLSGTWNDVYAGVNLSPFVVYKDDFEGNSHQTGNFIEGRKAYTVGLKASYLNSLEGEIQYTEFYGAGQNNSSRDRDNIGVNVKYSF; this is encoded by the coding sequence ATGGAACTCAAGTCCCGCAAGCCCCAGTTGCGCTTCGCTCCGGCCAAGGCCGGCTACGCCCTCGCCGGTCTCCTGCCCCTGATGTGCGCCGTCCAGGCCCAGGCGGTCGAATTCAGCTTCGCCGACGACGAGATCAGCGGTTCCATCGACACCACCGTCTCCTACGGCCAACTGTGGCGCGTCCAGGGCCAGGACAAGACCAACAACGACATCAACACCAACGACGGCAACCGTAACTTCGACACCGGCCTGGTTTCCGAGGTGTACAAGATCACGTCCGACCTGGAAGCGACCTACAAGAACTACGGTGTGTTCGTCCGCGGCACCGCTTTCTATGACACCCAGATCATGGACAAGCGCAACGATTACTACGACAACAACACCCCCGTTCAGCCGAGCCAGAGCTATCCGAACGACGACCGCTTCACTCACGAGACCCGTCACAAGGCCGGTCGCGATGCGCAGATCCTCGACGCCTATGTCTATGGCAACTGGGATATTGCCAACATGCCGCTTAGTGCGCGCCTTGGTAAGCAGGTCTTCAACTGGGGTGAGGGTATCTTCTATCGTGGCGGTATCAACACCACTAACCCGCTGAATGCCGCCCAGTTCCGCCTGCCGGGCTCCGAGCTGAAAGAGGTACTGGTTCCGGTCGAGGCCCTGAGCTTCAACCTTGGCCTGACTGACAACCTGTCGATGGAAACCTTCTATCAGTTCAACTGGAAAGAAAGTGCCATCGACCCGGCCGGTACCTACTTCTCCGAGACCGACCTGTTTGCAGATGGCGGTAATACTGCTTACAACCAGAGTGGGTCGTTGGCAGGGCTTATGACGCCGAACCCGCTGCTCGGCGGCAACTCGCTCTATGGCCTGCTGTCCTCTAACCCGGCAACAGGTCTCCGTGGTAGTGAATTCGCCAACACGAGTGCCTTTAAAGTCGCTTCCATTGGTCCGGATATCAATGCCAAGAACGACGGGCAGTTCGGCGTCAACTTCAAGTACATAGCTGAAGAGCTGAACTCGACGGAGTTTGGTGCCTACTTCATCAACTATCACTCCAAAGAGCCCTATATCTACGCTGATGTGAACAGCGCATACAGCGGTATCAGCGCTGGCCAGTATGGTGCTCTGCTCGGTAATGCTGCCGTGGCTGGCGCTGCTGCTGCTGCCGGCACCTCTGCACAGCAGATCGTCGGTGGGCTGCTGGCTGTTGATCTGGGGAACCAGATTCAGGCTCGCCGCGAGTATGTCGAAGACATCCGTGTATACGGTTTCAGCTTCAACACCACCATCAACGAGACTTCTGTATTCGGTGAGATCGCCTATCGCCCGAACATGCCGATCGGCATCGCTGCGACCAACGATGCACTTCAGCAATTCCTCGGTCAGGCCACTCAGTTCTCGCTGGGGCAGGGCATCAACGTTGCGGGGCAGAACGTACGTCTGGGCGGCCAACTGCATAACTACGAGCGTGTAGAGTCCTTCAATACCTCGTGGGGCGCTATCCAGAATTTCGGTCCTTCGCTGGGCTTCGACTCTCTGATCGGTGTGGCCGAACTGGCGTCTGAACACCTCCGTGGTAGCGATCTTAAGTACACCGACTACCAAGGCAACGTACGCTACTACGCAGGTCGTGGTAACGGTGCTTACGCGAGCAATTACGGCCGTGATGACCAAGTCAACAAGAACTCCTACGGCTACACCCTGGTGCTGTCCGGTACCTGGAACGACGTGTATGCCGGTGTGAACCTGTCTCCGTTCGTGGTCTACAAGGACGACTTCGAAGGTAACTCTCACCAGACCGGCAACTTCATCGAAGGCCGCAAGGCCTACACCGTCGGCCTCAAGGCGAGCTACCTGAACAGCCTGGAAGGCGAGATCCAGTACACCGAGTTCTATGGCGCCGGCCAGAACAACTCCAGCCGCGATCGCGACAATATCGGCGTCAACGTCAAGTACTCCTTCTAA